The segment atttcaagaagtgggttttcctacttctcactctcgctttgtaatagctcggtcaaacttttcagttcttaatgctcaatgctataagaactacctatctcgatgcaggatacgtttttctcaggaccctaaacagttttacagcttcgtaaacagtaagcgtagaacgtccgcacacccatcctcgctatcattttgtaatacgtcggcaaataatgatcaggcaattgccgaactttttgcccaatttttccaaaccacctattctgaggaaagctactctggtcatccgtacccatacggtttaccgaggtcgaacggcattttcagtcccttgttaaatgaatgttccctacttcatgatcttcgactacttaagccggtgttttcaccgggtccagacggggttccaggttgtgtactcaggtactgcgccgaggctctgtgtggacctttgcttaaactactcaccctgtccattgattcttcttgcttccccccgatcaggaaggaatcgtttataattcctctccataaaaaaggtagcaagtctgatgcaaaaaattatagaggtatagcaaagttatccgttattcctaaaatgtttgagaaggttttaactccgcacttgcaacatctctgcaagttcACTTATAtgtatctccaactcagcatggatttataaggcggcgatcaaccaccacgaacttgttagagtttacctctttcattattaaaggctttcaaggtaacttacagacggatgttatttacaccgactttagtaaagcattcgactctgtaaaccattcccttttagcgcataaacttgaccttttagggtttccgcccaacctcctgagatggatttctagctatctttgttctaggtctcaaagagtcctcttcaaaaactccctctctttcccagtaaaggtttcttcgggagtaccacaaggcagccatctaggccccttactcttcacactctttattaatgacttaccttcagtattaacatactctcgagtacttatgtatgcggatgatgttaaactctgtgtccagtacaaggacatttcatttcattctcgcttgcaatccgatctcaataactttcagtcatggtgttgtgcaaacttgttacaccttaatgcctcgaaatgcaaagttatgacatttcatcgttctagccctttgttggctccttacaccctatttggtggttctcttgagagaattaccctggtggatgatctgggtgttatgttagaccccaagttaaagttttccgaacacatttctaccatggtaaataaggccatgagcgtgcttgggtttataaagaggtggtcaaaggaatttgacgacccctatataacaaagactctctatacctcgcttgttcgtccgatcttagaatacggctcctgtgtatggtgccctcagtacaaagtacaccaggaccgtatagaatcagtacagaaaaactttttactctttgctctgcggggccttaactgggatgcgggtgtaagactccaatcttactctagtagactactattagtaaacctcccatccttagttaaccgtagaaaaatgcttggtgtgatatttatgcacaacttgatcaggggtgacatagacatccctgatctgttgagccgcataaacttcacgattcctattagactgactagaaattttataccgttgttccttccactttgtagatcgaattattccttgcatgaacggtttagggtcttatgctcggattataattccctctaccatattatatccaacactaattctcttcctcttattaaattattaatccttacacacctttctattaattagtaactgtagtggtatttgtattttgattgcatgcttagtttcttagtaagtttagtactaattttcctcgaatgttagtctaaaaaaaaaagtaaaaaaaaaaaaaaaaaaaacagaccCTACAATCACCACCACAACACACACATCCGCACCCAAAATCGAGGAGCCACTAGTGGGGCCATCGACTGGACTGGTAGACACTTTACTGCCCGAGCTGAATCGCCCCAAGCGCCGCATATTGCTGATGAATGACGCCCTAATGCCTCGTTCGGCTAACCCTCGCACCAAATACCGCCACGCTGCGACTGTGCTTTCTCTAGGTACAGGACTGCTGCCGCCCTTTGCGTACTATAAGAAGGTGGTCTCACCGGAGGGCAATCTCGAGATTAAGGACTTCGAGCTGGTGTCCCCCAACATGGTTACTGAGGACATGCAGCAGGAACTCGACTCTGAACCGGAAATGATGGACCAGGACTTGGCCGGAGTTCTCCCTTTGAACGCCTCCGAGAGCGAACCACACCACGGCCACATTATGACCCCGTCCAAGTACTATGCGAAGTACGAGTCCTCGCCTGCTCTGCCGCTAATATTCGACGTGTTGCAACAACTGATGCAGCCCGACGCAACGTTGCAGACAGCCTTAAAGATGCACAACAGCCACATGAAATCACCTTTGTCTCAATTCCTCAACGGCGCCGTGGAGCTGTCGCTGCAGACCAATCGCGAAGCTATCGACCAAGAGGAGGATCTTTTGGAGCTCGAGAGTGATGACCAACTGGACAAACCCCAGACGGGCAAAGCCAACAAAATGGATAAGAAAAGCAAGAAGGACAACAAGAGCAAGCGTCTGGATGCCTCCAAGAAGGACGACCTCAAGACCAAGGAATCTGCTGAAGTCGCACCCACCCGCAAGGGGGACGAAATCGTTCTCACCTGCCCCGTCCACCACGATCATCATGCCAATCGCAACGGCGAGATAGTCGACGACGACGTGGTCATTGTCGACCAGTGTCATGTTGCATAGGTCGGTCTCTAGGTCGAGGTATAGCGGTAGGACATTAGGTTTATAGGTAGCAAAGATTTCGATTTACGCCTGAAGTGGAACTAAATTGTTAggtttttcattttttcctttagtgtttttttgggggtttgtttagTTTAGGAATTTTGTCAGTGGCAAAttattgaaatatttttgaagattattttcggtttttttgtATCAAAACTTTGAATGCCAACAAAGGTTAGACGTGCGTAGAAAGGTaatagaaagaaaaaaatgcGATTATCATGAAGATTGTCAATTGTTACTTTCGAGCAAGTATCACACTTCACCAGCCCCCTTCCTGCTGGCCCGACTCTTCTATTTTTCCTTTAAGTTTCCCTTCGTTTTCATTAACAAAATCGATTTGCCTTGAAATGTCCCAGCTCTGGCGTTGGAGCTGGAGTTTGGGGCCACGTTGCCAAGGCGAAATTGATATGCCGAGTGCGACAGTGCAGTCATATGAGGAAACAAATCTAACAAACACGCACACACCCATGGATATTCGGAGTAATTGGATCCAAAAGGCAAAAGTTTTGccggctcctgctgctgctgatgtcgaTGCTAAGTGCTGCTAATTTCATATACAATAAAACTAATGTAAATTGCCACTTGACGTTCGCTGTGCGTgtctcgtgtgtgtgtgtgcatgtgtcaCAAACACATAGACATTAAATGGGGCACATTATGTGTTGAAAGTCGAAAGAGCATTGAAAGACAAACCAAACGACAGAGCGGGTGTCATGGGGGCTTGGCCAACAACATAAATACAAATTTGCTTCACAAATCTATGTATACAATCTGTGTATATAAACTGCATTAGATtctcgtatgtgtgtgtgtgtgtgtgtggcaagtAGAAAAGTGCAACACAGCATTCGGAAAATTGCGTAGCTGCTGCTTCTATCCCTGGGGTGTTAAGAGGAGTGTAAATGTGAATGTATGTGCCACTCTCTGGGGCAAGTGACCCTTCCCATTTCCTCTCCCCCGCCCCATGAGTAGCAGATCAGCAGGGGAACAgcacatatatatttatttaaaagtgTAAATAATAAATGCTCGTGACAGCTATTGGGGCAGAGCACTTCCACTCTTTATGCCACGGCCCTGCCAGCATTGAAAGTGCATTAACTTTTGCCATACTTTCGCAGGAAGTTTCGCAGTTGCCCCCAGAGGCGTCTCAATAATTGGTTTAAGTTCAGGCAATATAAATAAACACATtctgagaaagcccttcaAGTCGGCATTCAAGACACTTGGACAGACCgagaccaagaccaagaccgAGACCACGACCACTTCTGCTAATCTCTTTTTCCTTTTAAAATTTATGACCTCATTATGAGGACAAGAAAGACGAGACGTTGCCAGGAGATTGCCAGTCAGTCACTGGGTCTGTCTGCCACTCTGTCGTTGTTGCTTGTTGGTTTTACGTTATGGTTGTCATTTGGCagtgtaaggaagcgatcctgggctggggtacatatctcagtctactccagggtcgaaattacagtaatatttataatttgccgggactccgtatttcggacctatgatgggggacggggcagcagtcccgcggacgggagcgatcgtagcgtgtgACAGGGCCGTGGGTTTCACCGAgagcactccggttatcgccgaatagcgccttcaggaccccaccgaactcagaatcaatacggaggtctttactatgcgacaataccgacaggtgtcgccgagagtacctaggctatcgccggacccCGCCGACCTGAaagttactacgaagcggaaagggggactatgctatgcggaaataccggcaagtatcgccgagagtgcctaggctatcgctggacggcacttacgggatcctgtcggcctaagagttactacgacgcggaaaggggaactttgctatgcggggataccgacaagtatcgccgagagtacctaggctatcgccggacggtacttacgggaccctgtcggcctaagaattactacgacgcggaagggggactttgctatgcggaaataccgacaagtatcgccgagagtacctaggctatcgccggacggtacttacgggaccctgtcggcctaagaattactacgacgcggaaagggggacttTTCTgcgcggaaataccgacaagtatcgccgagagtacctaggctatcgccggacggtacttacgggaccctgtcggcctaagaattactacgacgcggaaaggggaactttgctatgcggaaataccggaaagtatcgccgagagtacctaggctatcgccggacgatacttacgggaccctgtcggcctaagaattactccgacgcggaaaggggaactttgctatgcgggaataccgacaagtatcgccgagagtacctaggctatcgccggacggtacttacgggaccctgtcggcctaagaattactacgaggatcagggatatcgacgagcAACACCGAGggcgcctaggcaatcgccggatagcacttacgggacactgtcgaactaagaattaccacgggggggtcagggatatcgacaagcATTGCCGagggtgcctaggcaatcgccggatagcacttatgggacgctgtcgaactaagaattactacgatgGTCGGGGGTACCGgcaagcatcgccgagagtgcctaggcaatcgccggatagcacttacgggacaccgccgaactaagaattactacgagtacgagaataccgacgcgtatcgccgagagcgcttaggcaattgccggatagcactcacgggacactatcgggctgaacattactgcgaaaa is part of the Drosophila miranda strain MSH22 chromosome Y unlocalized genomic scaffold, D.miranda_PacBio2.1 Contig_Y1_pilon, whole genome shotgun sequence genome and harbors:
- the LOC117190420 gene encoding uncharacterized protein LOC117190420, whose translation is MPRSANPRTKYRHAATVLSLGTGLLPPFAYYKKVVSPEGNLEIKDFELVSPNMVTEDMQQELDSEPEMMDQDLAGVLPLNASESEPHHGHIMTPSKYYAKYESSPALPLIFDVLQQLMQPDATLQTALKMHNSHMKSPLSQFLNGAVELSLQTNREAIDQEEDLLELESDDQLDKPQTGKANKMDKKSKKDNKSKRLDASKKDDLKTKESAEVAPTRKGDEIVLTCPVHHDHHANRNGEIVDDDVVIVDQCHVA